One genomic region from Prionailurus bengalensis isolate Pbe53 chromosome C1, Fcat_Pben_1.1_paternal_pri, whole genome shotgun sequence encodes:
- the CC1H2orf76 gene encoding UPF0538 protein C2orf76 homolog isoform X1, with the protein MEFLRMASREVTITVRLIRSFEHRNFKPIVYHGVNLDQTTKEFIVFLKQDIPLRTSLPPPFRNYKYDKLKIVHQAHRSKTNELVLSLEDDDRLMLKEDSTLQAAGIAHETEIAFFCEEDYKNYKANPISSW; encoded by the exons GAATTTCTCCGCATGGCTTCCAGAGAAGTGACCATTACAGTACGCCTCATTCGTTCTTTTGAGCATCGCAATTTCAAACCTATAGTGTATCATGGAGTTAATTTGGACCAAACTACAAAGGAATTTATAGTATTTCTAAAGCAAG ATATTCCTTTGAGGACCAGCCTGCCACCACCATTCAGAAATTATAAATACG ataaaCTCAAGATTGTTCATCAAGCACATAGATCAAAG acgAATGAGCTTGTGTTGAGTTTGGAAGATGACGACAGACTCATGCTGAAGGAAGACAGCACGCTGCAAGCCGCTGGAATCG ctcatgAAACTGAAATTGCATTCTTCTGTGAAGAAGATTATAAGAACTACAAAGCTAATCCCATTTCATCCTGGTGA
- the CC1H2orf76 gene encoding UPF0538 protein C2orf76 homolog isoform X2, giving the protein MASREVTITVRLIRSFEHRNFKPIVYHGVNLDQTTKEFIVFLKQDIPLRTSLPPPFRNYKYDKLKIVHQAHRSKTNELVLSLEDDDRLMLKEDSTLQAAGIAHETEIAFFCEEDYKNYKANPISSW; this is encoded by the exons ATGGCTTCCAGAGAAGTGACCATTACAGTACGCCTCATTCGTTCTTTTGAGCATCGCAATTTCAAACCTATAGTGTATCATGGAGTTAATTTGGACCAAACTACAAAGGAATTTATAGTATTTCTAAAGCAAG ATATTCCTTTGAGGACCAGCCTGCCACCACCATTCAGAAATTATAAATACG ataaaCTCAAGATTGTTCATCAAGCACATAGATCAAAG acgAATGAGCTTGTGTTGAGTTTGGAAGATGACGACAGACTCATGCTGAAGGAAGACAGCACGCTGCAAGCCGCTGGAATCG ctcatgAAACTGAAATTGCATTCTTCTGTGAAGAAGATTATAAGAACTACAAAGCTAATCCCATTTCATCCTGGTGA